One genomic segment of [Phormidium] sp. ETS-05 includes these proteins:
- a CDS encoding PIN domain-containing protein: MKILIDPNIVLDLILEREPFVERAIALFEQIERGNLAGYIAATSITNIFYIIRKTEGIEVALAAITQLLKGLGFCAVDRHTVETALSLGLQDFEDSIQLACAIQNQLDGIVTRDGKDFIGSNLPIYSPTELLNQI; encoded by the coding sequence GTGAAAATTCTGATTGATCCCAACATCGTCCTAGACCTAATTCTAGAACGAGAACCATTTGTCGAGAGGGCGATCGCTCTTTTCGAGCAAATTGAACGCGGCAATTTGGCAGGCTATATTGCAGCCACCAGCATCACCAATATTTTCTATATCATTAGGAAAACCGAAGGTATTGAAGTAGCCCTTGCTGCCATTACTCAACTACTGAAAGGCTTGGGATTTTGTGCGGTCGATCGCCATACCGTCGAAACCGCCCTTAGCCTTGGACTGCAAGATTTTGAAGACAGCATTCAACTCGCCTGCGCGATTCAAAATCAACTTGATGGCATTGTCACCCGCGATGGGAAAGACTTCATCGGTAGCAACCTCCCGATTTATTCCCCCACCGAACTCTTAAACCAAATCTAG
- a CDS encoding GIY-YIG nuclease family protein, protein MPKSTPKSTTDEDLELLAELGIDIDSEPTSQRDAKSERIIAGFEEIERFVAEKGRLPQHGEERDIFERLYAVRLERLRESEECRAILEPLDSQGLLNAENDASWTLKPDLKENEIDAALLADLGIDTAPENDITQLTHVRSRREIKAAEEIAQRFPCQDFAEFKPLFEEVQRQLKTGERQTVKYQDYATINQGDWFILDGQKAFVAETGEMFITDYGLRNYRMRVIYDNGTESNPLFRSFQRALNKDKTSRRIDNLDLGPLFSFQAEPAGAAKVPAAKTDLTTGYIYVLRSLSDHPFIAENRSIIHKIGVTGGNVKRRIANAKHDPTYLLADVEIVANFKLENINRKKLEAILQKFFASAQLDLELRDRFDTPVKPREWFLVPLEAIEEAISKIQDGTIEQFQYDRETARLIRVS, encoded by the coding sequence ATGCCTAAATCCACACCCAAATCCACCACCGATGAAGATTTAGAATTGCTGGCTGAGTTGGGGATCGATATCGACTCGGAACCAACCAGCCAACGCGACGCCAAATCAGAGCGAATTATCGCCGGTTTTGAGGAAATCGAGCGATTTGTCGCGGAAAAAGGCCGACTACCTCAACATGGGGAAGAGCGGGATATATTCGAGCGCCTCTATGCGGTGCGACTGGAACGCCTGCGGGAATCTGAGGAATGTCGCGCCATCCTAGAACCCCTGGACTCCCAAGGACTTTTAAATGCGGAAAATGATGCCAGTTGGACTTTAAAACCCGACCTAAAAGAAAACGAGATTGATGCAGCGCTGTTGGCTGATCTGGGGATTGATACAGCTCCAGAGAATGATATTACCCAGCTTACTCATGTGCGATCGCGCCGGGAAATCAAAGCCGCCGAAGAAATTGCCCAGCGGTTTCCCTGCCAGGATTTTGCTGAATTTAAACCCCTTTTTGAGGAAGTGCAGCGTCAGTTAAAGACTGGGGAGCGACAAACGGTAAAATATCAAGACTATGCTACCATTAATCAAGGGGATTGGTTCATTCTGGATGGTCAAAAAGCCTTTGTAGCCGAAACGGGAGAGATGTTTATCACTGACTATGGTCTGAGAAATTACCGGATGCGGGTGATTTATGATAATGGCACCGAGAGCAATCCCCTGTTTCGCTCATTCCAACGCGCCTTAAATAAGGATAAAACTAGCCGTCGCATCGATAACCTAGATTTGGGTCCTTTATTTTCCTTTCAGGCTGAACCAGCAGGGGCAGCAAAAGTTCCCGCCGCCAAAACCGATTTAACCACGGGTTATATTTATGTATTGCGCAGCCTGTCTGACCATCCTTTTATCGCCGAAAATCGGTCAATTATTCATAAAATTGGGGTGACGGGAGGAAATGTAAAGAGGCGCATTGCTAACGCTAAGCATGACCCGACTTATTTGCTGGCAGATGTGGAAATTGTGGCGAATTTTAAACTGGAAAATATCAACCGGAAAAAACTTGAGGCAATCCTGCAGAAGTTTTTCGCCTCAGCGCAGTTAGATTTGGAGTTGCGCGATCGCTTTGACACCCCCGTGAAGCCTAGGGAGTGGTTTCTGGTGCCATTAGAAGCCATTGAGGAGGCCATTTCCAAAATCCAGGACGGCACGATTGAGCAATTTCAGTACGATCGGGAAACAGCCCGTCTTATTAGAGTATCATAA
- a CDS encoding aminodeoxychorismate/anthranilate synthase component II — MTIVVIDNYDSFTYNLVQYLGELGAEWSAAADIQVYRNDRLSVEEVKNLKPAGVVISPGPGRPEDAGISLDLISQLGPTMPILGVCLGHQAIGQVFGGNIIRAKELMHGKTSQVHHSGVGVFQGLENPFTATRYHSLVIERDTCPDTLEITAWIEDGTIMGVQHRQYPHIQGVQFHPESILTASGKQLLGNFLRQL, encoded by the coding sequence ATGACGATCGTCGTTATCGACAATTACGACAGTTTCACTTATAATCTGGTCCAGTATCTTGGCGAACTCGGTGCCGAGTGGTCCGCAGCGGCAGATATTCAGGTTTACCGAAACGATCGGCTCTCGGTGGAGGAAGTAAAAAATCTCAAACCGGCGGGAGTTGTGATTTCCCCCGGTCCGGGACGCCCAGAAGATGCCGGAATTTCTCTCGATTTAATCTCCCAATTGGGTCCAACTATGCCGATTTTGGGGGTTTGTCTCGGTCATCAGGCGATCGGACAGGTTTTTGGCGGTAATATCATCCGTGCCAAAGAACTGATGCACGGCAAAACTTCCCAAGTCCATCACTCTGGCGTCGGTGTCTTTCAAGGTCTAGAAAATCCCTTCACAGCCACTCGCTATCACAGCTTGGTCATTGAGCGAGACACTTGTCCCGATACTCTGGAAATCACCGCCTGGATTGAAGATGGTACGATTATGGGGGTGCAACACCGCCAATATCCCCACATCCAGGGAGTGCAATTTCACCCGGAAAGCATCCTCACCGCTTCGGGTAAGCAGTTGCTCGGGAACTTTCTGCGCCAACTGTAG
- a CDS encoding HEPN domain-containing protein: protein MTDQQRELLLKAQKSLQAAKLLLSNDYPDYAASRAYYSMFYIAEAFLEGEGLSFSKHSAVIAAFGREFAKPQRVKAEFHRFLIEAQELRTTSDYGQLNAVTTDQAAEQIAHAEQFLAVAIQAIGTI, encoded by the coding sequence ATGACCGACCAGCAACGAGAACTGCTGCTTAAAGCTCAAAAAAGTCTCCAAGCAGCAAAACTCCTCCTCTCCAATGACTACCCGGATTATGCAGCATCTCGCGCCTATTACAGTATGTTTTACATTGCCGAAGCCTTTCTAGAAGGCGAAGGACTGTCCTTTTCCAAGCATTCTGCTGTCATTGCTGCCTTCGGACGAGAATTTGCCAAACCCCAGCGAGTAAAAGCTGAGTTTCACCGCTTTTTAATTGAAGCCCAAGAACTCCGCACTACCAGCGATTATGGGCAATTGAATGCTGTCACAACCGACCAAGCCGCAGAACAAATTGCCCACGCCGAGCAGTTTTTGGCGGTAGCAATTCAGGCGATCGGCACAATTTGA
- a CDS encoding type II toxin-antitoxin system VapC family toxin has product MTAILDTSFLFALTDRSDRNHQRVLIFAQNTNEPLVLPVVVLPEICYLVASRLGHQAMRHFVASMTPDAVQIESLTPEDLTRASEILAKYADNQLDFTDAAIVAIAERLMITRVYTLDRRDFSIIRPKHCNYFELLP; this is encoded by the coding sequence ATGACCGCAATACTCGACACCAGTTTTTTATTTGCCTTAACGGACCGGAGCGATCGCAACCATCAGCGCGTGCTGATTTTCGCCCAGAACACGAATGAGCCCTTAGTATTGCCTGTAGTTGTCTTACCTGAAATCTGTTATTTAGTGGCTTCAAGATTAGGACATCAAGCTATGCGGCACTTTGTGGCTAGTATGACCCCTGATGCTGTTCAAATTGAGTCATTGACTCCAGAAGATTTGACACGAGCATCCGAAATTTTGGCAAAATACGCTGACAACCAGCTTGATTTCACAGATGCGGCGATCGTTGCGATCGCTGAGAGGCTGATGATTACCCGCGTTTACACCCTCGATCGTCGAGACTTTTCGATTATCCGTCCCAAACACTGTAATTATTTTGAGCTACTACCCTAG
- a CDS encoding DUF2281 domain-containing protein, with protein sequence MSKPTVERQNLIEAVNTLPDEMLIELASFIEYLRYKTVQHQPSAPPKQNFLLTVAGIGNSGESDISDSDEEILRNEIDPIYGWSSKPEEQP encoded by the coding sequence ATGTCTAAACCAACTGTAGAACGGCAAAACCTGATTGAGGCCGTTAATACCCTGCCCGATGAAATGCTGATCGAGCTAGCCAGTTTTATTGAATACCTCCGCTATAAAACAGTCCAACACCAACCGTCCGCTCCCCCTAAGCAAAACTTTTTATTAACCGTTGCTGGGATAGGAAATTCTGGAGAATCCGATATTTCAGACTCGGATGAGGAGATTCTCCGCAATGAAATTGATCCGATTTATGGCTGGAGTAGCAAACCAGAGGAGCAGCCATGA
- a CDS encoding PIN domain-containing protein gives MTISTVRALIDTNIVLDFLLQREPFYQDAELLFQAIDRGQVIGYVTAPTLTDIFYIARRHSGSLEKARQAVSETLLALAICPVDRGVLESALNSNLVDFEDAVQVFSAVAQRLDAIVTRDAKGFSRSPIPVLSVQQLLRQVGL, from the coding sequence ATGACTATATCTACCGTGAGAGCCTTAATTGATACCAACATCGTCCTAGATTTTCTGTTGCAGCGAGAGCCATTCTACCAAGACGCAGAACTGCTATTTCAAGCAATCGACAGGGGGCAAGTTATTGGCTATGTCACAGCCCCAACCCTGACGGATATTTTCTATATTGCTCGCCGACACAGCGGAAGCCTTGAAAAAGCAAGGCAAGCTGTCTCAGAAACCCTGCTAGCTCTGGCTATTTGCCCAGTCGATCGAGGGGTTTTAGAATCTGCCCTGAACTCTAATTTAGTCGATTTTGAGGATGCGGTTCAGGTATTCAGTGCGGTTGCTCAAAGATTAGATGCGATCGTCACTCGCGATGCCAAAGGTTTCTCGCGATCGCCCATACCAGTATTGTCTGTTCAGCAGCTACTGCGTCAAGTCGGGCTATAA
- a CDS encoding DUF433 domain-containing protein — translation MSYRNIITIEPGKRGGKPCIRRMRITVYDVLGWLAAGMSYAEILDDFPELTEEDIKACLEFAAGSLSL, via the coding sequence ATGAGCTACCGAAATATTATTACCATCGAACCCGGTAAGCGAGGGGGTAAACCTTGCATTCGGCGAATGCGAATTACGGTGTATGATGTGTTAGGTTGGTTGGCTGCAGGAATGTCCTATGCAGAAATCTTAGATGATTTTCCAGAGTTAACCGAGGAAGACATCAAAGCCTGTTTGGAATTTGCGGCTGGCAGTTTATCTTTATAG
- a CDS encoding DNA methyltransferase produces the protein MIQAVADEEERGALGMHYTSVPNILKVLNPLFLNDLRSQLEAAGDNSRKLLHLRQRMAKIRVFDPACGSGNFLVIAYKEMRAIEAEINRRRSEPDRRSEIPLTNFRGIEIRHFAAEIARLALIIAEYQCDVLHRGPQLALLEFLPLKNDNWITCGNALRLDWLSLCPPTGTGVKVQREDLDLWGETREQAEIDFENEGGETYICGNPPYLGSTWQTKEQKDDLKQIFDSRTKNWKSLDYVAGWFMKAADYGTRTSSAAAFVSTNSICQGQQVPILWPLIFETGHEIAFAHTSFKWANLASHNAGVTVVIVGISNQAGKVKYLFSADDYGKMIAKESQNINAYLVLGANVIIEKSTKPLSDICEMSFGNKPVDGGNLLLSADEVDRLHLTREQQERFIRRIYGSAEFIRGLSRYCLWIEDDYLDEALTIEPIRQRIEGVRKMRLASRDKSANDMAARSHQMREMNIAKYWTITVPRTSSESRSFLPNGLIDNHSTVTSEAFALYDAPLWNMALIASRLHLVWIATVCGKLKTDFRYSNTLGWNTFPVPTLTEQNKIDMTRCAEDILLAREHYFPATIADMYDPERMDKEFPLVREAHDRNDEIIDRIYIGRRFKNDTERLEKLFDMYTKMTSQQKPEKKSAKRKTKGS, from the coding sequence ATGATTCAGGCGGTGGCGGATGAGGAGGAACGCGGAGCCTTGGGGATGCACTACACCAGCGTTCCCAACATTCTCAAAGTGCTGAATCCGTTATTTTTGAATGATTTGCGGAGTCAGCTAGAAGCGGCGGGGGATAATAGCCGCAAGTTGTTGCATTTGCGGCAACGGATGGCAAAAATTCGGGTTTTTGACCCCGCTTGTGGGTCGGGGAATTTTCTGGTGATTGCTTATAAGGAGATGCGGGCCATTGAGGCGGAAATTAACCGGCGGCGTTCTGAACCCGATCGCCGTTCTGAGATTCCATTGACCAATTTTCGGGGGATTGAAATTCGCCATTTTGCGGCGGAAATTGCCCGGTTGGCGTTGATTATTGCCGAGTATCAATGTGATGTGTTGCATCGGGGGCCGCAGTTGGCGCTATTGGAGTTTTTGCCCCTGAAAAATGATAATTGGATTACTTGCGGGAATGCTTTGCGGTTGGATTGGTTGAGTTTATGTCCACCCACGGGAACGGGGGTGAAGGTGCAGCGGGAGGATTTGGATTTGTGGGGGGAAACGCGGGAGCAAGCAGAAATTGATTTTGAGAATGAGGGGGGGGAGACTTATATTTGTGGCAATCCGCCTTATTTGGGTTCGACTTGGCAAACCAAGGAACAAAAGGACGATTTAAAACAAATCTTTGATAGTCGGACAAAAAATTGGAAGTCGCTGGATTATGTGGCGGGTTGGTTTATGAAAGCGGCAGATTATGGCACGCGAACCAGTTCGGCGGCGGCTTTTGTTTCGACGAATTCGATTTGTCAGGGGCAACAAGTGCCGATTCTATGGCCGCTGATTTTTGAAACCGGACATGAGATTGCTTTTGCTCATACGTCGTTTAAATGGGCGAATCTAGCGAGTCATAATGCTGGGGTGACGGTGGTTATTGTGGGCATTTCTAATCAAGCTGGTAAAGTCAAATATTTATTTTCGGCTGATGATTATGGCAAAATGATCGCCAAAGAGTCTCAAAATATTAATGCTTATTTGGTTTTGGGAGCAAACGTTATTATAGAAAAATCAACCAAGCCGTTGAGTGATATTTGCGAAATGAGTTTTGGTAATAAACCTGTCGATGGCGGTAACTTGCTTCTGTCTGCTGATGAGGTAGATAGACTTCACCTAACTAGAGAACAGCAGGAAAGATTTATCCGCCGGATTTATGGTTCAGCCGAGTTTATTCGCGGACTATCTCGTTATTGTTTGTGGATTGAGGATGACTATCTTGATGAGGCATTGACCATAGAACCGATTCGACAGCGAATTGAAGGAGTTCGTAAAATGCGCTTGGCAAGCCGCGACAAAAGCGCGAATGATATGGCTGCACGTTCCCACCAGATGCGCGAGATGAATATTGCAAAATACTGGACAATAACTGTCCCTCGCACGTCTTCCGAAAGCCGCTCATTCTTGCCAAACGGACTTATCGATAATCACAGTACAGTAACGAGTGAAGCCTTCGCTCTGTACGATGCGCCCCTGTGGAACATGGCCCTAATTGCCTCACGCCTCCACCTAGTCTGGATCGCCACCGTCTGCGGTAAGCTAAAAACCGATTTTCGCTACTCCAACACTCTTGGCTGGAACACCTTCCCCGTCCCCACCCTCACGGAACAGAACAAAATCGATATGACCCGTTGCGCGGAAGATATCCTATTAGCGCGAGAGCATTATTTTCCCGCCACTATTGCGGATATGTACGACCCAGAACGGATGGACAAGGAATTTCCCCTAGTCCGGGAAGCCCACGATCGCAACGATGAAATCATCGATCGCATCTACATCGGTCGCCGCTTCAAAAACGACACAGAACGCCTAGAAAAACTGTTTGATATGTACACTAAAATGACCAGCCAGCAAAAACCAGAGAAAAAGTCTGCTAAACGGAAAACCAAAGGTTCTTAA
- a CDS encoding MBL fold metallo-hydrolase, which yields MDRRQLLRYGKMGLLAALGGGITSQWLPGLAQTPASVDPGLVVRWLGHTCFLFSGEGQKFLVNPFRPIGCTAGYKPPKEVVDLVLISSRLLDEGSYEELPGNPRVLQESGAYDFRGKAIQGIRTTHDREGGRRFGINIAWTWAQAGIKIVHLGGAAAPITAEQQILIGRPDVLLIPVGGGPKAYNAEEAKQVIQTLNPKLIIPTHYRTQAADANACDIVGVDEFLNLMSGAANIERVNSDAINLTPADLPQTGRVIKVLSYKF from the coding sequence ATTGACCGGCGACAGTTGCTGCGCTACGGAAAAATGGGTTTGTTGGCGGCTTTAGGCGGCGGTATTACCTCCCAATGGCTTCCTGGACTGGCGCAAACTCCCGCATCAGTTGACCCGGGTCTGGTGGTGCGGTGGTTGGGTCATACTTGCTTTTTGTTCTCCGGCGAAGGGCAGAAATTTTTAGTCAATCCTTTTCGCCCGATCGGCTGTACCGCCGGTTACAAGCCGCCCAAGGAAGTGGTAGATTTAGTGTTGATTAGCTCTCGCCTCCTAGATGAAGGCAGTTACGAGGAATTACCGGGTAATCCCCGCGTCCTGCAGGAGTCTGGGGCTTACGATTTTCGCGGTAAGGCAATTCAAGGCATCCGCACCACGCACGATCGGGAAGGGGGACGCCGGTTTGGCATCAATATCGCCTGGACTTGGGCGCAAGCAGGCATCAAAATCGTCCACCTCGGGGGAGCTGCTGCACCCATCACCGCCGAACAGCAAATCCTCATCGGTCGTCCCGATGTCCTTCTCATCCCCGTTGGTGGCGGACCAAAAGCCTATAACGCCGAAGAAGCCAAACAAGTCATCCAAACCCTCAATCCTAAACTAATCATTCCCACCCACTATCGCACCCAAGCCGCCGACGCCAACGCCTGCGATATTGTTGGGGTAGATGAGTTTCTTAATTTAATGTCTGGGGCAGCGAATATAGAAAGAGTCAATAGTGATGCGATTAACTTAACCCCCGCCGATTTACCCCAAACTGGCCGGGTAATTAAAGTTTTGAGTTACAAGTTTTGA
- a CDS encoding DUF2281 domain-containing protein: MTAAEKLYQLLQTLPESQINEVLHFAEFLQQKQLISPQQVIPSGTLTGLRGIAKRPAPAPSDGELQAEYTDYLSQKTSKPDRENSD, from the coding sequence ATGACCGCCGCCGAAAAACTCTATCAACTGCTCCAAACTCTTCCAGAAAGCCAAATCAACGAAGTCCTTCACTTCGCAGAATTTCTCCAGCAAAAACAACTCATCTCACCGCAACAGGTTATCCCCTCCGGCACTCTCACCGGACTCCGGGGCATTGCCAAACGTCCCGCACCAGCCCCCAGCGATGGTGAATTGCAAGCAGAATACACCGACTATCTGTCCCAAAAAACGAGTAAGCCTGACCGTGAAAATTCTGATTGA
- a CDS encoding Uma2 family endonuclease: MTISLEKPTPPSSILQSHNATWQDYVAIRDNEAIDWQKISFHQGWLWVDMGKEGPNHASFSDLMTMIFFAWVFLHPEFVLQSYGRCVIENPNTHACAPDLVVYKGDNIPKWQLGEPRRIDLHRHRLPDLVGEIADTTLSLDLDEQKQLYASLGIPEYWVVDVKGMRIFAFSLTASGYYEAIEQSLVLTGLPIALLEQTLERLTTETNTAAASWFIQQLQNPPEPQDSVAESEPEEAKNEENNA; encoded by the coding sequence ATGACTATCTCCCTAGAAAAACCCACCCCCCCAAGCTCTATCCTCCAAAGCCACAATGCCACCTGGCAAGACTATGTGGCCATCCGAGACAACGAGGCTATAGACTGGCAAAAAATCTCGTTTCATCAAGGATGGTTGTGGGTAGATATGGGCAAAGAAGGACCAAATCACGCTTCTTTCAGTGATTTGATGACCATGATTTTCTTTGCTTGGGTATTCCTACACCCTGAGTTTGTCTTGCAATCTTATGGTCGCTGTGTCATTGAAAACCCCAATACCCACGCCTGTGCGCCAGATTTAGTGGTGTACAAGGGCGATAATATTCCCAAATGGCAACTCGGAGAACCCCGCCGGATTGACTTGCATCGCCACCGTTTGCCGGACCTGGTGGGGGAAATTGCCGATACTACCCTCAGCCTTGACCTCGATGAGCAAAAGCAACTCTACGCCAGCTTGGGGATTCCTGAATATTGGGTGGTTGATGTGAAAGGAATGCGGATTTTTGCGTTTAGCTTGACCGCATCAGGGTATTATGAAGCGATCGAGCAGTCCCTGGTGTTGACTGGCTTGCCGATCGCCCTCCTAGAACAAACCCTGGAACGACTGACCACCGAAACCAACACCGCCGCCGCCAGTTGGTTCATCCAACAGTTACAAAACCCACCAGAACCACAGGACAGCGTTGCTGAATCGGAACCAGAGGAGGCAAAAAACGAGGAAAACAATGCCTAA
- a CDS encoding nucleotidyltransferase domain-containing protein — MNPILKPILNSLKQDLTALYRERLLHLTLFGSQARGDEEPESDIDVLVVLKAPVNPGEEIKRTGKIVADLSLHYDVVISCLFMDETDYQTRNNALLRNIRREGVLL, encoded by the coding sequence ATGAATCCGATTCTGAAACCCATCCTCAACTCTCTTAAACAAGACCTGACTGCACTCTACAGGGAACGCCTCCTGCACCTCACCCTGTTTGGCTCCCAAGCCCGTGGAGATGAAGAACCCGAGTCAGATATTGATGTTCTGGTGGTCCTGAAAGCACCGGTTAATCCCGGCGAAGAAATCAAACGCACGGGTAAAATTGTTGCCGATCTCTCCCTGCACTATGATGTCGTGATTAGCTGCCTTTTCATGGACGAAACCGACTACCAAACCCGCAACAACGCGCTGCTTCGCAATATCCGCCGAGAAGGAGTTTTGTTATGA
- a CDS encoding type IIL restriction-modification enzyme MmeI produces MNAVEIEEAVSQLAEAPFNPEEFPYAFLEAFGNKTTTIQRLKSAGSASTNQSDLGGVLQRNNIHLKVCPEGEVTATLTALRQSPATTRYKAKFILATDGQSFEAENMADGETVACDYRDFSDHFGFFLPLAGITTVRQIRENAFDIKATGRLNRLYVELLKQNPNWDKTEGQEAFNHFMARLIFCFFAEDTNIFHSEGLFTQTITQMSAQDGSNTHEVLLEVFRAMATPLKEREPAGIRNWANVFPYVNGGLFSGSVEVPRFNKVARSYLLHVGNLDWKKSTPIFSGYDSGGGG; encoded by the coding sequence ATGAATGCCGTTGAAATCGAAGAAGCTGTTTCCCAACTCGCCGAAGCACCTTTTAACCCGGAGGAGTTCCCCTATGCCTTCCTGGAAGCCTTTGGCAACAAGACAACCACCATTCAGCGACTAAAAAGCGCCGGTAGTGCCTCAACTAATCAATCGGACCTGGGTGGGGTGCTGCAGCGTAATAATATCCATTTGAAAGTTTGCCCAGAGGGGGAAGTCACCGCCACCCTCACAGCTTTGCGCCAGAGTCCCGCTACAACTCGGTACAAAGCTAAATTTATTCTGGCGACCGACGGCCAAAGTTTTGAAGCGGAAAATATGGCGGATGGGGAAACTGTCGCCTGTGACTACCGGGACTTTTCCGACCATTTCGGCTTTTTCCTGCCTTTGGCGGGGATTACCACCGTGCGGCAAATCCGCGAAAATGCCTTTGATATCAAGGCAACGGGCCGCCTCAACCGGCTTTATGTGGAGTTACTCAAGCAGAACCCAAACTGGGATAAGACGGAAGGTCAGGAAGCGTTCAATCATTTTATGGCGCGGTTGATTTTCTGCTTTTTTGCGGAAGATACGAATATTTTCCACAGTGAGGGGTTGTTTACCCAAACCATTACTCAGATGAGTGCCCAGGATGGTTCTAATACCCATGAGGTGCTATTGGAGGTATTTCGGGCGATGGCGACGCCGCTCAAGGAGCGAGAACCGGCGGGGATTCGCAATTGGGCGAATGTGTTCCCTTATGTGAATGGGGGGCTATTTTCCGGCAGTGTGGAGGTGCCCCGGTTTAACAAAGTTGCGCGGTCTTATTTGCTCCACGTTGGCAATCTCGACTGGAAAAAATCAACCCCGATATTTTCGGGTTATGATTCAGGCGGTGGCGGATGA